In the Candidatus Limnocylindrales bacterium genome, one interval contains:
- a CDS encoding prepilin-type N-terminal cleavage/methylation domain-containing protein, translating to MLMKLRKNEHGFTLIELLIVVAIIGIIAAIAIPNLLDATQRAKQRRTMGDMKTIANAVGQYMQDASIAIQYSGNPAASGSAFISSLVPTYIAAIPDQDGWGNTFVYTTTAKDAYTLISPGRDGAINTPSTRNDRNWDHDLMISNGIFIASPDSGT from the coding sequence ATGCTAATGAAATTGAGAAAGAACGAACACGGCTTTACTTTAATCGAATTGTTGATTGTCGTGGCCATTATCGGTATCATCGCAGCTATAGCGATCCCTAACCTCTTGGATGCCACCCAAAGGGCCAAGCAACGTCGAACCATGGGTGACATGAAGACGATCGCCAATGCAGTGGGTCAGTACATGCAGGACGCAAGCATTGCCATTCAATACTCCGGTAACCCGGCTGCTTCAGGTAGTGCTTTTATCTCGAGCTTAGTCCCCACATATATAGCTGCGATTCCCGATCAAGATGGATGGGGGAATACATTCGTCTATACGACCACAGCGAAAGATGCCTACACCCTTATAAGTCCTGGGCGAGACGGTGCCATCAATACTCCGTCTACTCGTAATGATCGGAACTGGGACCATGACTTGATGATCAGTAACGGAATCTTCATCGCATCCCCAGATTCAGGAACTTAA
- a CDS encoding STT3 domain-containing protein produces MKRTVQESIDDFLISPRPPSFSQRKLATRLVLVFILALFIRLLPYPAVFKGNTVFFDGPDAYYHMKRVLLTVQYFPTVPAFDPYTNYPHGGYIIWPPLFDFFIALIAKVVGLGNPSTYLTEVVGALVPPIIGALTIFPIYLLAREIFNSTIGLYSALFLAVLPAHVTISTIGMTDQHLAEVFCSTFTFVALLRLISRFEDPEVGGRVPASRLLGIGMAGCILVWQGSVVFIGFITLYLLIYLGYQAFRKKLDTSLLREIVKAYLLALLFIGTVTFWYLWNSGRFTILSYVTFSWFHFFFTLLCLILILLLSLMGSFRQKPKEQRRRMILPAILLSLSLLALTLLLGSSILKGAIYLANRTDETVLRENEVIQSSSKAWIQTISEYKPLFFIEGSFDTSYAEKVLSRIFYLVPFFWVYFAVKVKKSPSGDFYRLFFLLAWTLLSGFMALFQHRYTYLFSVVCSIYLGFFVEKFFRLLQAYGNLWKTKSPFFQILVEQKTGLGVLFAMVIWILFPGLQYLSGLSKLPVGPPRDIYQTLLQLKQLSPEPGDFYSLRQQPQYGILANWSFGRWINYIGHRPAIADNDGYAFEESTRFFLAEDEDTANQILTEKKARYILVSDLLRAFPRYAAAIGLNPATYFEMKTLPQESGQTQLAIPTERFYSLMQTRLYEFDGTAIKREKWIPALEHYRLLYESDTILSEGRPRPVHWIKVFEYVPGARIIGKTRAEIPVSILLKVQTNQQRIFSYLNVTRSDMAGNFKFTVPYSTDKSIASIHTSDFYLLKCDTGLQQVQVDEEAIRRGKDIILERACE; encoded by the coding sequence TTGAAACGCACTGTTCAAGAATCTATAGATGACTTCTTAATCTCCCCCAGACCTCCTTCCTTTTCTCAAAGGAAGTTAGCGACAAGACTCGTTTTAGTTTTTATCCTGGCCCTCTTCATCCGACTTCTTCCCTATCCCGCGGTTTTTAAAGGGAATACCGTATTTTTTGATGGACCGGATGCTTACTATCACATGAAACGGGTTCTCTTGACGGTCCAATACTTTCCAACGGTACCTGCCTTTGATCCTTATACCAATTATCCCCATGGCGGATACATTATCTGGCCGCCTCTCTTCGATTTTTTTATTGCCTTGATTGCCAAGGTAGTTGGACTGGGAAATCCTTCTACCTATCTTACCGAGGTTGTTGGAGCTTTGGTCCCTCCGATTATAGGTGCTCTGACCATTTTTCCGATTTATCTATTAGCCCGGGAAATTTTTAATTCTACCATCGGCCTCTACAGTGCTCTATTTCTCGCCGTACTTCCGGCTCATGTTACCATTTCGACCATCGGAATGACGGATCAGCATCTGGCTGAGGTTTTTTGTTCAACCTTTACGTTTGTAGCACTCCTCAGACTGATCTCTCGCTTCGAAGACCCGGAGGTAGGGGGACGCGTCCCCGCGTCCCGACTCCTGGGGATTGGAATGGCCGGTTGCATTCTGGTCTGGCAGGGATCCGTAGTTTTTATAGGGTTTATAACCCTTTACCTTCTGATCTATCTGGGATATCAAGCTTTTAGAAAAAAGCTTGATACCTCTCTTCTCCGTGAAATCGTCAAGGCTTATCTCCTTGCCCTTCTGTTCATAGGTACCGTAACCTTCTGGTATCTCTGGAATTCAGGTCGGTTTACCATCCTCTCCTATGTCACGTTTTCCTGGTTCCATTTCTTTTTTACCCTCCTTTGCCTGATTCTGATCCTCCTCCTGTCCCTGATGGGTTCTTTTAGACAGAAGCCAAAGGAACAGAGGCGAAGGATGATTTTACCGGCTATTTTGCTAAGTCTTTCTCTCCTGGCCCTTACGCTGCTCCTGGGATCATCTATTTTGAAAGGAGCTATCTATCTGGCCAATAGAACCGATGAAACCGTTTTAAGGGAGAATGAAGTTATCCAGTCTTCTTCAAAGGCCTGGATACAAACTATTTCAGAATACAAACCCCTTTTCTTTATCGAAGGTTCCTTCGATACTTCCTATGCAGAAAAAGTTCTCTCTCGAATTTTTTATTTGGTACCCTTTTTCTGGGTCTATTTCGCCGTAAAGGTTAAAAAAAGCCCTTCAGGTGATTTTTACAGACTTTTTTTTCTCCTCGCCTGGACACTTTTGAGTGGATTCATGGCCCTCTTTCAGCATCGTTATACGTACCTGTTTTCTGTAGTTTGTTCTATTTATCTCGGATTTTTTGTTGAAAAGTTTTTTCGCCTTCTGCAAGCCTATGGGAATTTATGGAAAACAAAGAGTCCCTTTTTTCAGATTTTGGTTGAACAAAAAACAGGTCTTGGGGTACTTTTTGCTATGGTTATCTGGATTCTTTTCCCGGGTTTGCAATATCTGTCCGGGCTTTCTAAGTTGCCTGTGGGGCCTCCCCGAGATATCTATCAGACCCTTCTCCAACTCAAACAACTCTCTCCGGAACCTGGGGATTTTTACAGTTTGCGCCAACAACCTCAATATGGAATTCTGGCCAATTGGTCTTTTGGTCGTTGGATTAACTACATTGGACACCGACCTGCAATAGCCGACAATGACGGTTACGCCTTTGAAGAATCCACCCGGTTTTTTTTGGCAGAGGATGAAGATACGGCCAATCAAATCTTGACCGAAAAAAAAGCCCGTTATATCCTGGTTTCTGATCTTCTTCGGGCCTTTCCTCGTTATGCAGCAGCCATAGGGTTAAATCCGGCCACCTATTTTGAAATGAAAACGTTGCCTCAAGAGTCCGGGCAGACCCAGCTCGCTATTCCCACTGAACGATTTTATTCTTTGATGCAAACAAGGCTCTATGAGTTTGATGGAACCGCCATTAAGAGAGAAAAATGGATTCCTGCGCTGGAACACTACAGGCTCTTATACGAGTCCGACACGATTTTATCTGAAGGAAGGCCACGACCGGTTCACTGGATTAAGGTGTTTGAGTATGTACCAGGCGCTCGTATTATCGGTAAAACCAGGGCAGAGATTCCTGTATCCATCCTTCTCAAGGTTCAAACGAATCAACAACGGATATTCTCCTATTTGAATGTTACCAGGAGCGATATGGCGGGAAATTTCAAGTTTACCGTTCCCTATTCAACCGATAAGTCCATAGCTTCTATTCATACTTCTGATTTTTACCTGCTAAAATGTGACACAGGACTTCAGCAAGTTCAAGTCGATGAAGAAGCCATTAGACGTGGAAAAGACATTATTTTGGAAAGGGCCTGTGAATAG
- a CDS encoding O-antigen ligase family protein has product MVRASILGYVCIRGMRGLIQPDTSKDPILWNKFLFLGSGWGLLSFLWSLSPSTSRSTFLDFFLYCVLYDLINQSYFSKHLIKRICQFLVIIAVLVSLDGLFQKFYRYPAYLPYLTEYAQEFDPFTLEMMKNRVADLSGRIFSHFLLPSHLAGYLILIIPVNWALIRLTPTLWKRIGWILALGVNFIGLFLTKSYGAWLSLLFALTLTLSYSFLGSPAGSFLNLKKESFLPLFKPTGIDKKGILKKAVNLMVFCLGIFMVLTLIGYSRGIYLWDLNDPRHPAYLRLLNWKSALSILMDYPWTGAGLGTFKIIYPQYMLPGANEANFVHNSYLQIGSELGLPGLLAICYAAGVWILRGLTRLTALGDGDNRILVQGLFLAGLCFCFHNLMDYDLYVPSLGLMGFMLLGLGGNRSVGGWGCRRMEVWEGGRMGGSSTDLHPPIPPHSHPPILPPSHTSIPLYILHLSLVGLSLYLFTVNTQLYLTRGYLQQIKESWEQKDLGKAYETAQKALFYNPKSPSLQEISGVLLLELKRPEEATQAFQKAIELDPRVPRFHAYLAEAYLLKGDLAGAYVETKRAVELFPLRISYQKKLEEVTALLEKYSIRN; this is encoded by the coding sequence ATGGTACGAGCTTCTATCTTAGGATATGTCTGTATAAGAGGAATGCGGGGCTTAATTCAACCGGATACCTCAAAGGATCCTATCCTTTGGAATAAATTTCTATTCCTGGGGTCAGGATGGGGGCTTCTATCCTTTCTCTGGAGCCTAAGCCCCTCTACCAGTCGATCGACTTTTCTCGATTTTTTCCTTTACTGCGTCCTCTACGATTTGATAAACCAATCTTATTTTTCTAAACACCTAATAAAAAGGATTTGTCAGTTCCTGGTTATTATAGCCGTCCTGGTATCCTTAGATGGCCTTTTTCAAAAATTCTATCGCTACCCTGCTTACCTACCTTATCTGACCGAATATGCTCAAGAGTTCGATCCCTTCACTCTGGAGATGATGAAAAATCGGGTGGCCGATTTATCCGGGAGAATCTTTTCTCATTTTTTATTGCCCTCCCATCTGGCCGGATATCTTATCCTGATCATTCCGGTTAATTGGGCCTTGATCCGGCTGACGCCAACTCTATGGAAACGCATCGGTTGGATTCTTGCTCTGGGAGTTAATTTTATCGGATTATTTTTAACAAAATCCTATGGAGCCTGGCTTTCTTTGCTATTTGCCCTGACCTTGACTTTATCCTATTCTTTCCTGGGTTCCCCGGCAGGGTCCTTTCTAAACCTCAAAAAAGAATCCTTTCTACCCCTATTTAAACCAACAGGGATCGATAAAAAGGGGATTCTTAAAAAGGCTGTGAATCTTATGGTTTTTTGTCTGGGGATCTTTATGGTCCTGACCTTAATTGGCTATAGCCGGGGCATCTATCTTTGGGATTTAAACGACCCTCGTCATCCGGCCTATTTAAGGCTTCTAAACTGGAAAAGCGCCCTTTCTATCCTTATGGATTATCCATGGACCGGAGCCGGATTGGGTACTTTTAAAATTATATACCCTCAATACATGCTCCCCGGCGCCAATGAGGCTAACTTCGTCCATAATTCTTACCTCCAAATCGGGTCAGAACTCGGCCTGCCCGGACTCTTAGCCATCTGTTATGCTGCCGGAGTCTGGATACTCCGAGGACTTACCAGATTAACTGCTCTTGGCGATGGGGATAACCGGATTTTAGTTCAGGGTCTTTTTCTGGCCGGACTATGCTTTTGTTTTCATAATCTTATGGATTACGATCTCTATGTGCCTTCCCTGGGATTGATGGGGTTTATGCTGCTGGGGCTGGGGGGGAACAGGAGTGTGGGAGGATGGGGGTGTAGGAGGATGGAAGTATGGGAGGGTGGGAGGATGGGAGGATCTTCTACAGATCTTCACCCCCCCATCCCTCCACACTCCCATCCCCCCATCCTCCCACCCTCCCATACTTCCATACCCCTTTATATTCTTCATCTCTCCCTCGTCGGTCTGAGTTTGTATCTTTTCACCGTCAACACCCAACTCTATCTTACCCGGGGTTACCTCCAGCAGATTAAGGAGAGTTGGGAGCAGAAGGATCTTGGAAAGGCTTATGAGACGGCTCAAAAAGCCCTCTTTTATAATCCGAAAAGTCCTTCGTTGCAAGAAATCTCCGGGGTGTTACTCCTGGAGTTGAAAAGACCCGAAGAAGCTACTCAGGCCTTTCAAAAAGCTATTGAACTGGACCCTAGAGTACCCAGGTTTCATGCTTATCTGGCAGAGGCGTACCTTCTGAAAGGAGATCTGGCCGGTGCTTACGTTGAAACGAAAAGGGCCGTGGAGTTATTTCCCTTACGGATTTCTTATCAGAAGAAATTAGAAGAGGTAACGGCTCTTTTAGAGAAGTATTCGATCAGGAATTAG
- a CDS encoding NUDIX domain-containing protein yields the protein MKVEIKQIQREYDGYFKLDKVIFRHEKFDGTMSEVVERLVLDRGHAVAILLYHREKNTVLLIKQFRCAAYLHGGPGWLIEVVAGIQDKGRDPLTTARDEVLEEVGYRIQNLIPLCKFYPTPGSSCETIQVYLGYLDEAERINPGGGLASEHEDIQLLELPFEKALQMIETGEICDGKTIIALQSLYIRQNLLQKT from the coding sequence GTGAAAGTTGAAATAAAACAGATCCAACGAGAGTATGACGGTTATTTTAAGTTGGATAAAGTGATTTTCCGCCATGAAAAGTTTGACGGAACTATGAGCGAGGTCGTCGAGCGTCTGGTTCTTGATCGGGGCCATGCAGTGGCCATTCTTCTTTACCATCGAGAAAAAAATACCGTTTTGCTGATTAAACAATTCCGTTGTGCTGCTTACTTACACGGAGGACCTGGCTGGTTGATCGAGGTTGTAGCCGGAATTCAAGACAAGGGGCGAGATCCTCTTACGACGGCCCGGGATGAAGTTCTGGAAGAAGTGGGTTACCGTATACAAAACCTGATTCCCCTGTGTAAATTTTATCCAACTCCCGGTAGCAGTTGTGAAACGATTCAGGTCTATCTAGGGTATTTAGATGAGGCCGAGCGGATTAACCCGGGGGGAGGTCTGGCTTCTGAGCATGAAGATATTCAACTCCTGGAATTACCTTTCGAAAAGGCCTTACAGATGATAGAAACCGGGGAGATCTGTGATGGTAAAACCATTATTGCTTTACAAAGTTTGTATATACGACAAAACCTGCTCCAGAAAACGTAA
- the rimO gene encoding 30S ribosomal protein S12 methylthiotransferase RimO, with protein sequence MLQLHGKEFRLKKAWKVCILLTMKKVGIITLGCAKNTVDAEVMAGFLREANYELTSEANADIIIVNTCGFINPAKEESIDTILEVAQWKEAGQCRYLIVTGCLVQRYPKDLARELPEVDVFLGLDDIPHIARVCDELTGKHSSEERTHRLSLNLISQGAYQSTYLYNHTTPRVNLGPPHTAYVKIAEGCDYTCTFCAIPSMRGRFRSRTISSVVEEVKRLADQGVKEINLIAQDTTAYGKDQGKEVTLSRLLEELVRVDGIEWIRFLYAYPTTLRKPLMETIAREPKICKYIDLPLQHIDDALLKAMNRPSSSKKIKELIQTIRETIPGVSLRTTFIVGFPGETEEAFERLVEFVQETQFDRVGVFKYSKEEGTVAATLKNEVPAKVKDKRYRRLMKIQAAISREKNKALIGTKQRVLVDGVSPETPLLLVGRMQNQAPEIDGVVYLNEGQTEQGRLEDVEITNAYTYDLAGRIL encoded by the coding sequence TTGTTACAGTTACATGGTAAAGAATTTCGCTTGAAAAAAGCCTGGAAAGTTTGTATTCTTTTAACGATGAAAAAGGTTGGGATTATCACGTTAGGATGTGCCAAGAATACGGTAGATGCCGAAGTTATGGCAGGCTTCCTTCGGGAAGCGAATTATGAGCTGACTTCCGAAGCCAATGCAGACATTATCATTGTAAACACCTGTGGCTTTATTAACCCGGCTAAAGAGGAATCTATCGATACCATATTAGAAGTCGCTCAATGGAAGGAAGCGGGTCAATGCCGATATCTCATTGTAACGGGTTGTCTGGTCCAGCGGTACCCCAAGGATCTGGCCAGAGAGCTTCCAGAAGTCGATGTCTTCCTGGGGCTGGACGATATCCCTCACATCGCCAGGGTTTGTGATGAGTTAACAGGCAAACATTCTTCTGAAGAGCGGACCCACCGTTTATCCCTTAACCTTATTTCTCAAGGAGCTTACCAATCCACGTATCTTTATAATCATACTACTCCACGGGTCAATTTAGGGCCTCCCCACACGGCTTATGTTAAGATTGCCGAAGGATGTGATTATACCTGTACGTTTTGTGCTATTCCTTCTATGCGCGGACGGTTCCGAAGTAGAACGATTTCATCGGTAGTCGAAGAAGTAAAACGCCTGGCAGACCAGGGGGTTAAAGAGATTAACCTGATTGCCCAGGATACAACCGCCTATGGAAAAGACCAGGGAAAAGAGGTAACCCTTTCCCGTCTTCTGGAAGAATTGGTCCGGGTGGATGGAATTGAATGGATTCGATTTTTATATGCCTATCCGACGACCCTTAGAAAGCCCCTTATGGAAACCATCGCCCGGGAACCTAAAATCTGTAAGTATATAGACCTTCCCTTACAACATATTGACGATGCCCTACTCAAGGCCATGAATCGACCCAGCTCTTCTAAAAAAATAAAGGAATTAATTCAAACTATACGGGAAACAATTCCAGGAGTTTCGCTAAGAACTACCTTTATTGTAGGATTTCCCGGAGAAACCGAAGAAGCCTTTGAACGACTGGTGGAATTTGTTCAAGAAACGCAATTTGATCGGGTGGGGGTTTTCAAATACTCTAAAGAAGAAGGAACCGTTGCCGCAACCCTTAAAAACGAGGTACCGGCTAAAGTTAAGGATAAACGATACCGACGGCTGATGAAGATACAGGCGGCTATCTCCAGAGAGAAAAATAAAGCCCTGATAGGAACCAAGCAACGTGTTCTGGTTGATGGCGTGTCCCCGGAAACCCCTCTCCTGTTGGTAGGACGGATGCAGAATCAGGCCCCCGAAATTGATGGCGTCGTTTACCTCAACGAGGGCCAGACTGAGCAGGGAAGACTGGAAGACGTGGAGATTACCAACGCCTATACCTACGATCTGGCCGGAAGAATCCTTTAA
- a CDS encoding response regulator, translating into MRDPGQTGKFNLKDQEKGKVLVAETVAEIRRDIKNLLESKGFEVITAEDGKAAISKVEEDRPELIIVDTMLPGIDGIQLCKVLRNKQETRLLPIVLLTSKTGLEDKARGFESGADDYIIKPFHPYELLIRVRSLLAMRRLQIQASESEKLAVIRELCTALEFEISHSTDTILNCTTYLENALKTHQDPVLLSRAQTISYHTSRIKMMLSKLIEITGDPDTKVRLE; encoded by the coding sequence ATGCGTGATCCAGGGCAAACAGGTAAGTTCAATTTAAAGGATCAAGAAAAAGGTAAGGTTCTGGTTGCAGAGACCGTAGCTGAAATAAGAAGGGACATTAAAAATTTGTTAGAATCTAAAGGATTTGAGGTTATTACCGCTGAAGACGGAAAAGCTGCCATAAGTAAGGTTGAAGAAGATCGCCCTGAATTGATCATCGTAGATACCATGCTCCCCGGCATAGATGGGATTCAACTCTGTAAAGTTCTGAGAAACAAACAAGAAACCAGGCTTTTACCCATTGTTCTGCTAACTTCTAAAACGGGTCTGGAGGATAAAGCCCGGGGCTTTGAAAGTGGGGCGGATGATTATATTATAAAACCCTTCCATCCCTATGAGTTGTTAATTCGAGTAAGATCCCTCCTGGCTATGCGCAGGTTACAAATTCAGGCTTCCGAGTCGGAGAAACTTGCCGTAATCCGCGAACTATGCACGGCCCTGGAATTCGAGATTAGCCACTCTACCGATACCATTCTGAATTGTACGACTTATCTGGAAAATGCGCTTAAAACCCATCAAGACCCGGTGCTCCTCTCGCGGGCTCAAACTATTTCCTATCACACTTCCAGAATCAAAATGATGTTAAGTAAATTAATCGAAATTACCGGAGATCCCGACACTAAAGTCAGGTTGGAGTAG
- a CDS encoding YfhO family protein, which translates to MKKPLDVEKTLFWKGPVNRQGSPLAFFLLLFTLLLFFHKPLFLGKVFHQKDILPFFYPMVSFNKEAIQAGYLPLWNPYVLSGVPHLATLEPAVFHPVSFIFYFLSFPYGYTLLLVLTYFLSSMFMYLLARNWGLSLEASLFSAIIFTYGGFTISSISYLNILFPLSWLPLVIYFFEKTLQGRSILPPLGAGMVLALQLLGGDFVPVMLTGLALVGYAGLYVRERGREIILKLIGIVSYALGFSMVQFLPTLELVQFALRSQEADYAYLTKFSFHPIRILEFFIPNLLGTLNPPESFWGRSFFSDGIVLFPSVYLGALLLPSLLLGIFSQRSKTTLFLTLSFLFSLILAMGKYTPFYYFLYETIPLFRMIPNPEKYLFWTTFAGAALAGFGADQVLKRCRVGTGYIGTFPKIRFIFPSLLLLVILDLYRVNSRVISLADETLYLERPLLVSYLEQEKSEDEPFRIYRPSPLTDIFGTASYRNMYGQRDTLESNIGMLYHISDVEGFVPAGLAHYHTILKAIELTPLPLRIKLLEMLNAAFLLTFEPLENENLEVAFLSEEPRFWVYRLKKFAPRANWVIPVAYLESKIDVLNNMIQENFDPVHHVILAPSSKSTVQNGELSTRESAVLESEKLNPVLIREYHPTRITLQTQRPTEGLLLLRETFYPGWKAFIDKTEVEIRRANYIQRAVKIPKGEHVVQFRYEPTSYKLGLFLTLLTLLISGVWICAHFFQKVRIQKRAE; encoded by the coding sequence ATGAAGAAGCCATTAGACGTGGAAAAGACATTATTTTGGAAAGGGCCTGTGAATAGACAGGGCTCTCCTTTAGCTTTTTTCCTTTTACTCTTTACCCTCCTTTTGTTTTTTCACAAACCTCTTTTTTTGGGGAAAGTCTTCCATCAAAAAGATATTCTTCCCTTTTTTTATCCTATGGTTTCCTTTAATAAGGAAGCGATTCAAGCCGGATACCTTCCTCTCTGGAACCCTTACGTCTTATCTGGTGTTCCCCATTTAGCTACTCTGGAACCGGCCGTTTTCCACCCTGTAAGTTTTATTTTCTATTTCTTATCTTTTCCCTATGGATATACCTTACTCCTGGTACTGACCTACTTTCTCTCCTCAATGTTTATGTACCTTCTGGCCAGAAATTGGGGATTATCTCTGGAAGCCTCTCTTTTTTCGGCCATTATTTTCACCTATGGGGGTTTTACCATTTCCTCGATTAGCTACTTAAACATTTTATTTCCCCTGTCCTGGCTTCCTCTGGTTATCTATTTCTTTGAAAAGACCCTACAGGGTCGATCTATCCTTCCTCCCTTGGGAGCTGGTATGGTTTTGGCTCTTCAATTGCTGGGAGGAGATTTCGTCCCTGTCATGTTAACCGGCCTGGCCCTTGTAGGATACGCAGGTCTCTATGTCCGGGAAAGGGGCAGGGAGATCATTCTGAAGCTAATCGGGATAGTTAGTTATGCCCTTGGTTTCTCTATGGTACAGTTCTTACCTACGCTGGAATTGGTTCAATTTGCTTTAAGGAGCCAGGAGGCAGACTATGCGTATTTAACCAAATTTTCTTTTCATCCCATAAGAATTCTGGAATTTTTCATACCGAATCTTTTAGGCACCTTGAATCCTCCAGAGTCTTTCTGGGGAAGATCCTTTTTTTCCGATGGAATCGTTTTATTTCCCAGTGTATATTTGGGAGCTCTCCTTTTGCCATCCCTTTTGTTGGGGATCTTCTCCCAAAGAAGCAAAACTACCCTTTTTCTGACCCTCTCTTTTCTGTTCTCCTTAATCCTGGCCATGGGTAAATACACACCTTTTTATTATTTCCTTTACGAAACGATTCCCTTATTTCGGATGATCCCGAACCCGGAGAAATATCTTTTTTGGACAACCTTTGCCGGAGCTGCTTTGGCAGGATTTGGAGCAGATCAGGTTTTGAAGCGATGCCGTGTAGGTACCGGTTATATTGGTACCTTTCCCAAAATCCGTTTTATTTTCCCGAGTCTTCTTCTGCTGGTTATCCTGGATTTATACCGGGTCAACAGCCGGGTTATTTCCCTGGCCGATGAGACACTCTATCTGGAGAGACCCCTTCTGGTTTCTTATTTAGAGCAGGAGAAATCAGAAGACGAACCATTCCGCATTTATCGTCCCTCTCCCCTTACGGATATATTCGGTACAGCATCTTATCGTAATATGTACGGACAGAGGGATACCCTGGAATCCAATATCGGCATGCTCTATCATATTTCCGATGTAGAAGGATTCGTACCTGCAGGACTGGCCCATTACCATACTATCCTGAAAGCTATTGAGCTCACCCCTTTACCTCTGAGGATTAAACTTCTTGAAATGCTCAATGCAGCCTTTCTGCTGACCTTTGAACCCCTAGAAAACGAAAACCTGGAAGTGGCTTTCCTCTCTGAAGAACCCAGGTTTTGGGTTTATCGCCTTAAAAAATTTGCTCCGAGGGCAAATTGGGTAATTCCTGTGGCTTACCTGGAAAGTAAAATAGATGTGCTCAATAATATGATCCAGGAGAACTTTGATCCCGTTCATCACGTCATTTTAGCACCCTCTTCAAAATCCACCGTTCAAAATGGGGAGCTTTCTACACGTGAATCTGCGGTGCTGGAATCCGAGAAGTTGAATCCTGTCCTTATCAGAGAATATCATCCTACTCGGATAACCCTTCAGACGCAGCGTCCTACAGAGGGTTTACTCCTTTTACGAGAGACCTTTTATCCCGGCTGGAAAGCCTTTATCGATAAGACAGAAGTTGAGATCCGGCGGGCAAACTATATACAACGGGCCGTGAAAATCCCGAAAGGAGAACATGTGGTACAATTTCGATATGAACCCACTTCATATAAGCTGGGATTATTTTTAACCTTACTGACCCTTCTGATTTCAGGGGTTTGGATCTGTGCCCATTTCTTTCAAAAGGTGAGGATCCAGAAGCGCGCCGAATAG